One part of the Thermodesulfobacteriota bacterium genome encodes these proteins:
- the trmD gene encoding tRNA (guanosine(37)-N1)-methyltransferase TrmD encodes MRYDILTIFPQFFESIFSLGILNKAREKGLFEIYTHDVRSFSDDKHRTVDDSPYGGGSGMVMTPEPLGRAIESTKVEGLKCVVILTTPQGERLSDKVARELSRYDQIILVCGRYEGIDERVREIYVDREISIGDYVLSGGEYAASVIIDAVSRFIPGVLGNEGSPYDDSFVDGLLEYPQYTRPEEYKGKRVPQVLLSGNHQEIAKWRRKESIKRTFLRRPDLLDRANLKKEDFQFLKETRRQNPPSFRVYVALVHYPVYNKRFKIVTTAFVNLDIHDISRAARAYGIKVFFLVQPSREQQRLVERVLQHWMEGPGSSFNPTRVEALKLVRIKNSLDEAIKEIEQIEGVRPKVVVTDARPRENTIGYSELKERIFGGTEAYLLLFGTGWGIANEVMESADFALKPIEGLTDYNHLSVRSAASIILDRLFSSKI; translated from the coding sequence ATGAGATACGACATTCTTACCATATTCCCCCAGTTCTTTGAGTCCATTTTCTCGCTCGGAATTCTGAATAAGGCGCGGGAGAAGGGATTGTTCGAAATTTACACCCACGACGTAAGGAGTTTTTCCGACGATAAGCACCGGACGGTTGACGATAGCCCTTATGGAGGTGGAAGCGGTATGGTGATGACGCCCGAACCACTTGGCCGGGCCATAGAGTCGACAAAAGTAGAGGGACTGAAATGTGTGGTTATACTGACCACCCCACAGGGCGAAAGGTTATCCGACAAAGTGGCCAGGGAGCTGTCTCGGTATGACCAGATAATCTTGGTCTGCGGAAGATACGAGGGCATAGATGAAAGGGTAAGAGAAATCTATGTGGACAGGGAAATCTCCATCGGAGATTACGTGTTGTCGGGCGGGGAGTATGCGGCCTCGGTGATAATAGATGCGGTATCTAGGTTCATTCCCGGCGTGCTCGGTAATGAAGGGTCTCCTTACGATGATTCCTTCGTAGACGGTCTACTGGAGTATCCCCAATATACTAGGCCGGAAGAGTATAAAGGGAAAAGGGTTCCCCAGGTTTTGCTGTCCGGGAATCACCAGGAGATTGCCAAGTGGAGGAGGAAGGAGAGTATTAAAAGAACGTTCCTACGTAGACCGGACTTGCTGGATAGAGCTAATCTCAAGAAGGAGGATTTTCAATTTTTGAAAGAAACCAGGAGGCAAAACCCCCCTTCCTTCAGGGTATATGTTGCATTAGTTCATTATCCAGTTTACAATAAACGCTTTAAAATTGTAACTACTGCCTTCGTAAATCTGGATATCCACGATATATCAAGGGCGGCTAGGGCTTATGGGATAAAGGTTTTTTTTCTGGTGCAACCTTCCCGGGAGCAGCAAAGACTGGTGGAAAGGGTGCTTCAGCATTGGATGGAAGGACCCGGTTCGTCATTCAATCCTACCAGGGTCGAAGCGCTCAAGCTCGTTCGGATTAAAAACTCGCTCGACGAGGCCATTAAGGAAATTGAACAAATAGAAGGGGTAAGACCCAAGGTAGTAGTAACCGACGCAAGACCAAGGGAGAACACGATTGGCTACTCCGAGCTAAAGGAAAGGATTTTTGGCGGTACTGAGGCGTACCTGCTTCTTTTCGGTACCGGGTGGGGAATTGCCAATGAGGTGATGGAGAGCGCTGACTTTGCCCTAAAACCAATCGAAGGCTTGACCGATTACAATCATCTCTCGGTAAGGAGTGCAGCTTCCATAATACTAGATAGATTATTCTCGAGTAAAATATGA